A stretch of the Janthinobacterium sp. B9-8 genome encodes the following:
- the pstC gene encoding phosphate ABC transporter permease subunit PstC, translating to MPNQTQRMKQQRLQDALFVGSTRFFAFFVLALLSGIILSLLYGAMPSIKHFGLSFITSEEWNPVTEQFGAWPSIRGTLISSFIALIIAVPVSFGIAIFLTELSPTWLRRPLGIAIELLAGVPSIIYGMWGLFVFAPLFADHVQPWLTETTEGWPLIGELFVGAPMGIGMFTAGLILSIMVIPYVTSVMRDVFEVVPPMLKESAYGLGSTTWEVVWNIVVPFTKNGIIGGVMLGLGRALGETMAITFVIGNSQAKMNSLFDPATTISATLANEFTEANGELYIASLIELGLLLFFITFVVLVLSKLLLLRLQRNEGANS from the coding sequence ATGCCGAATCAAACACAACGGATGAAACAGCAGCGTTTACAAGATGCTTTGTTCGTCGGTAGCACTCGTTTTTTTGCTTTTTTTGTACTTGCTTTACTTAGCGGTATTATTCTTTCTTTATTGTACGGCGCAATGCCAAGCATTAAACATTTTGGCTTAAGTTTTATTACATCAGAAGAGTGGAATCCTGTTACCGAGCAATTTGGTGCCTGGCCTTCTATTCGCGGCACTTTAATTTCTTCATTTATCGCCTTGATTATTGCCGTACCAGTTAGCTTTGGTATTGCTATTTTTCTGACTGAATTGTCACCTACTTGGCTACGCCGCCCTTTGGGCATTGCTATTGAATTGCTTGCGGGTGTCCCCTCCATTATTTATGGCATGTGGGGTTTATTTGTTTTTGCGCCGCTATTTGCAGATCATGTACAACCCTGGCTCACAGAAACAACAGAAGGCTGGCCACTTATTGGCGAGCTATTTGTGGGTGCCCCGATGGGTATTGGTATGTTCACAGCAGGGCTTATCCTTTCCATTATGGTCATTCCCTATGTTACATCAGTGATGCGAGATGTATTTGAAGTAGTGCCACCTATGCTTAAAGAATCGGCATATGGTCTTGGCTCTACTACTTGGGAAGTTGTCTGGAATATCGTTGTTCCATTTACTAAAAACGGAATTATTGGCGGAGTCATGCTAGGTTTGGGACGTGCACTCGGTGAAACAATGGCGATTACCTTTGTAATTGGTAATTCTCAAGCAAAAATGAATTCACTTTTTGACCCTGCAACCACAATTTCAGCCACCTTGGCCAATGAATTTACTGAAGCAAATGGCGAGCTTTATATCGCGTCATTGATTGAATTAGGCCTGTTACTTTTCTTTATCACCTTTGTGGTTCTGGTGCTCTCTAAATTATTACTGCTGCGCTTGCAGCGTAATGAAGGCGCAAACTCGTGA
- the pstA gene encoding phosphate ABC transporter permease PstA yields the protein MNIYNRRRTINYLSLTLSIIAMAFGLFWLFWIMFTLFKNGLPGLTLATFTQTTPAPGSAGGLSNAILGSLQMSIVGVAIGTPIGILAGTYLAEFGNKGWLAPTTRFINDILLSAPSIVIGLFIFEMYVAHAQHFSGWAGSFALAILVIPVVLRTTENMLRLVPTAMREAAYALGAPQWKMVLLVTLRAAKAGVATGILLAIARILGETAPLLFTALNNQFYSNMNQPMSNLPVVIFQFAMSPYEEWHQLAWTGALLIGLFVLGLNIVARVMLREPKQN from the coding sequence ATGAATATTTATAACCGTCGTCGCACTATCAATTATCTAAGCTTAACGCTTTCCATTATTGCTATGGCCTTTGGCTTATTCTGGCTTTTCTGGATTATGTTTACGCTATTCAAAAATGGCTTGCCCGGTTTGACGTTAGCCACCTTTACCCAAACCACTCCTGCCCCAGGGAGTGCTGGTGGTCTATCTAACGCTATTTTAGGTAGTTTACAAATGTCTATCGTCGGCGTTGCCATTGGAACACCGATTGGTATTTTAGCCGGTACTTATTTGGCTGAATTTGGAAACAAAGGCTGGTTAGCTCCAACCACACGATTTATTAATGATATTTTGCTCTCTGCTCCATCGATTGTAATTGGCTTGTTTATTTTTGAAATGTACGTTGCACACGCTCAGCATTTCTCTGGCTGGGCAGGCTCGTTTGCCTTAGCCATTCTGGTGATTCCGGTGGTACTTAGAACCACCGAAAACATGCTGCGTCTTGTACCTACAGCCATGCGTGAAGCCGCTTACGCTTTAGGCGCTCCGCAATGGAAAATGGTGCTTTTGGTGACATTGCGTGCAGCAAAAGCAGGTGTTGCAACCGGTATTTTGCTTGCCATTGCTCGTATTCTAGGTGAAACGGCGCCCCTGCTCTTTACTGCGCTCAATAACCAGTTCTATTCAAATATGAACCAGCCAATGTCTAATTTACCAGTGGTGATCTTCCAATTTGCGATGAGCCCCTATGAAGAATGGCATCAACTAGCTTGGACGGGTGCTTTATTAATTGGCCTCTTTGTACTCGGTTTAAATATTGTTGCGCGCGTCATGCTGCGTGAACCGAAACAAAACTAA
- the pstB gene encoding phosphate ABC transporter ATP-binding protein PstB, which produces MTTKNPAKLAIKNLNFYYGNFHALKNVNLDIQEGKVTAFIGPSGCGKSTLLRTFNRMYDLYPKLRAEGEIILNGKNVLDSDVDLNMLRAKVGMVFQKPTPFPMSIYDNIAFGVKLYENLPKSEMDDRVEWALQKAALWNEAKDKLKQSGLSLSGGQQQRLCIARAIAVKPEILLLDEPTSALDPISTAHVEELVHELKQDYTIAMVTHNMQQAARVSDITAYMYLGELIEVGETDTIFTTPKVKATEDYITGKFG; this is translated from the coding sequence ATGACAACCAAAAATCCAGCAAAACTTGCCATTAAAAACCTTAATTTTTATTACGGCAATTTTCATGCCCTAAAGAACGTCAATTTAGATATTCAGGAAGGTAAAGTGACTGCGTTTATCGGACCTTCGGGCTGCGGTAAATCAACACTATTACGCACATTCAACCGGATGTACGATCTTTATCCTAAATTACGTGCCGAGGGTGAGATCATTCTGAATGGCAAGAATGTTTTAGACAGCGATGTCGATTTAAATATGTTACGCGCAAAAGTAGGCATGGTATTTCAAAAGCCCACTCCGTTTCCAATGTCAATTTATGACAATATTGCGTTTGGTGTAAAGCTGTATGAAAACCTGCCAAAATCAGAAATGGACGATCGGGTTGAATGGGCACTGCAAAAAGCAGCACTGTGGAACGAGGCAAAAGATAAACTAAAACAATCAGGTTTAAGTTTATCGGGTGGCCAGCAGCAGCGGCTCTGTATTGCACGTGCTATTGCAGTTAAGCCTGAGATTTTATTACTCGATGAGCCCACTTCTGCGCTTGATCCTATTTCTACCGCGCATGTTGAAGAGCTGGTCCATGAATTAAAACAAGATTACACTATTGCTATGGTGACGCATAACATGCAACAAGCAGCTCGCGTATCCGATATCACCGCTTATATGTATTTAGGTGAGCTGATTGAAGTAGGCGAAACAGATACGATCTTTACCACGCCAAAAGTAAAAGCAACCGAAGATTATATTACGGGTAAATTTGGTTAA
- a CDS encoding BON domain-containing protein gives MKKTSLILLCSVFLFTACSTTPGQEAKAPSDPKLTGVALAAAVKGSLDNDLALQKFNLKVKAKDADVTIEGAVDEGEQIALAGMIAEKVKGVRYVDNKIDAKN, from the coding sequence ATGAAAAAAACCAGCCTGATTTTGCTGTGCAGCGTTTTCTTATTCACAGCGTGCAGCACAACACCAGGTCAGGAAGCAAAAGCGCCTTCTGATCCTAAATTGACAGGTGTTGCATTGGCTGCCGCAGTAAAAGGTAGTTTGGATAACGATCTGGCATTGCAGAAATTCAATTTAAAAGTAAAAGCGAAAGACGCTGATGTAACGATCGAAGGTGCTGTTGATGAAGGTGAGCAAATTGCACTGGCGGGGATGATTGCAGAAAAAGTGAAAGGCGTTCGTTACGTTGATAATAAGATTGATGCAAAAAACTAA
- the glmM gene encoding phosphoglucosamine mutase, protein MGRKYFGTDGVRGLVGEYPITPEFAMKLGYAAGKVLAAESKRGNGDHAAVLIGKDTRVSGYMLEAALQAGLNAAGVDVYLTGPLPTPGIAYLTRALRLSAGVVISASHNPYHDNGIKFFGAGGKKLADDVELAIEAAIDENQPCVSPKRIGKSWRVDDAAGRYIEFCKSTFPNELDLRGLKLVVDCAHGATYDIAPHVFHELGAEVIKIGVAPNGYNINEEVGATHPETARKAVLAEGADFGISLDGDGDRLIMIDRDGTIVDGDQLLYALACYRQDKGTLGAGVVGTLMTNLGVENGLKARGIGFERAKVGDRYVLEKLLANNWLVGGEGSGHLLCLDKHSTGDGIVSALQVLQALKESGKTLAQYCHDLVLSTQVLKNVRIAKGFDCHASELIKAEVSKAEAAMGEDGRVLLRPSGTEPVVRVMVEHIDMVIARDWAERIAKVVSAEANAE, encoded by the coding sequence ATGGGTCGCAAGTATTTTGGAACAGATGGTGTACGTGGTTTGGTGGGTGAATACCCGATTACTCCTGAGTTTGCGATGAAGCTGGGCTATGCCGCAGGCAAAGTACTTGCCGCAGAGAGTAAGCGTGGCAATGGGGATCATGCAGCGGTACTGATCGGTAAAGATACCCGTGTGTCAGGCTATATGCTGGAGGCCGCGTTACAAGCGGGTTTAAATGCCGCTGGTGTTGATGTTTACCTGACCGGCCCTTTGCCTACTCCAGGCATCGCTTATCTGACTCGTGCGCTACGGTTATCTGCGGGTGTTGTGATTTCTGCATCGCACAACCCTTATCACGATAATGGAATTAAGTTTTTTGGTGCAGGCGGTAAAAAGCTGGCTGATGATGTGGAATTAGCAATTGAAGCAGCAATCGATGAAAACCAGCCTTGCGTGTCGCCCAAGCGCATTGGTAAATCCTGGCGTGTAGACGATGCAGCAGGTCGCTATATCGAGTTTTGTAAATCCACTTTTCCAAATGAGCTGGATTTGCGTGGCTTAAAGCTGGTGGTTGATTGTGCTCACGGTGCAACTTATGATATTGCCCCGCATGTATTTCATGAGTTGGGTGCAGAAGTGATCAAGATCGGTGTGGCACCGAATGGTTACAATATTAACGAAGAAGTTGGAGCCACTCACCCCGAAACAGCGCGCAAAGCGGTACTGGCTGAAGGTGCAGATTTTGGGATTTCACTCGATGGTGATGGCGATCGTCTGATTATGATCGATCGGGATGGCACGATTGTCGACGGCGATCAATTGCTCTATGCGCTGGCTTGCTATCGCCAGGATAAAGGTACTTTAGGTGCTGGCGTGGTGGGTACTTTGATGACCAACTTAGGCGTTGAAAATGGCTTAAAAGCGCGGGGTATTGGTTTTGAGCGAGCTAAAGTTGGTGATCGTTATGTGCTAGAAAAGCTGCTGGCCAATAACTGGCTGGTGGGCGGAGAAGGCTCGGGGCATTTGCTGTGTCTTGATAAACACTCCACTGGGGACGGTATTGTGTCGGCCCTGCAAGTGTTGCAAGCCTTAAAAGAAAGCGGCAAGACGCTGGCTCAGTATTGTCATGATCTGGTGCTATCGACACAAGTGCTCAAAAACGTGCGTATCGCTAAAGGCTTTGATTGCCATGCTTCGGAGCTTATCAAGGCCGAAGTGAGCAAGGCAGAGGCTGCAATGGGTGAAGATGGTCGTGTTTTACTGCGTCCTTCAGGCACCGAGCCGGTAGTACGGGTGATGGTTGAGCATATTGATATGGTCATTGCCCGCGATTGGGCTGAGCGTATTGCAAAAGTTGTGAGCGCTGAGGCGAACGCCGAGTAA
- the folP gene encoding dihydropteroate synthase, producing MQKLQCGRFMLDLQRPLLMGIVNITPDSFSDGGHYCQINAALAHAEKLLADGADILDIGGESTRPGAAFVPADEETSRVIPVIKALQSFNVPISIDTRKAVVMRAALDAGVDLVNDISALEDKGALELVAQSNAAICLMHMQGDPHNMQATPNYLDVVVQVSAYLAARRDAALAAGISHHRLLLDPGFGFGKTLEHNIALFKALPDLLGQLATPLLIGVSRKSMLGQITGQAVADRMPASIAAALMAAQAGSAVIRVHDVRETVDALKIWHALQ from the coding sequence ATGCAAAAACTGCAATGCGGACGTTTTATGCTAGATTTGCAGCGCCCACTCTTAATGGGAATTGTGAATATCACACCCGATTCTTTTTCGGACGGCGGGCATTACTGTCAAATTAATGCGGCTTTAGCCCATGCAGAAAAACTACTGGCTGATGGTGCCGATATCCTGGATATCGGCGGCGAATCAACCCGGCCAGGTGCAGCTTTTGTGCCTGCTGATGAAGAAACAAGCCGGGTGATCCCGGTGATTAAAGCGCTACAAAGCTTTAATGTGCCCATATCTATTGATACGCGTAAAGCGGTGGTGATGCGTGCAGCGCTAGATGCTGGCGTTGATTTGGTGAATGATATTTCTGCGCTGGAAGATAAAGGCGCTTTGGAGCTGGTTGCCCAAAGTAATGCGGCAATTTGCCTGATGCATATGCAAGGGGATCCGCATAATATGCAAGCCACGCCTAATTATCTGGATGTGGTAGTGCAAGTGTCGGCTTATTTAGCGGCAAGGCGCGATGCTGCTTTAGCGGCTGGGATCTCACATCATCGCTTATTACTTGATCCGGGGTTTGGTTTTGGTAAAACGCTGGAGCACAATATCGCTTTGTTTAAAGCCCTGCCAGATTTGCTGGGTCAGTTAGCAACGCCTTTATTGATTGGGGTTTCACGTAAAAGTATGCTGGGCCAAATTACTGGTCAGGCCGTGGCGGACAGAATGCCTGCCAGTATTGCTGCGGCGTTGATGGCTGCACAAGCAGGTTCTGCGGTAATTCGGGTTCATGATGTGAGGGAAACAGTGGATGCTTTAAAGATTTGGCATGCCTTACAATAG
- the ftsH gene encoding ATP-dependent zinc metalloprotease FtsH, with amino-acid sequence MNNLGKNIAIWLVIGLVLMTVFNQFSRKQEASGQVAYSQFMADVEADRIASAEIEGNPIRGQIIKGKRNDGTAFSTLAPFDFRMVDTLIKHNVKFAAKAEEEPSFLMNLFINWFPMLLLIGVWVFFMRQMQGGGKGGAFSFGKSKARLLDEATNVITFADVAGCDEAKADVSEIVDYLRDPSKYQSLGGRMPRGILLVGPPGTGKTLLAKAIAGEAKVPFFSISGSDFVEMFVGVGAARVRDMFENAKKNAPCIIFIDEIDAVGRQRGAGMGGGNDEREQTLNQMLVEMDGFEGNSGIMVIAATNRPDVLDPALLRPGRFDRQVMVSLPDIRGREQILGVHMRKVPISNDVDAQVIARGTPGFSGADLANLVNEAALFAARRVKRLVDMDDFESAKDKIMMGSERRSMVMSEEEKTNTAYHESGHAVVAKLLPKSDPVHKVTIIPRGRALGVTMQLPEADRYAYDRGYLMDRIAILFGGRIAEELFMNQMTTGASNDFERATSLARDMVTRYGMTDALGPMVYGENEGEVFLGRSVTTHKNMSEATMMQVDAEIRRIIDEQYGLARRLLEENRDKVEAMTAALLEWETIDAEQIEDIMQGRTPKPPKALPVKPNTPSGGDRPSGEAPATPVITTPATEA; translated from the coding sequence GTGAACAATCTCGGCAAGAACATCGCCATCTGGCTCGTCATTGGTCTGGTACTAATGACAGTCTTTAATCAATTTTCCCGCAAGCAAGAAGCAAGTGGGCAAGTGGCGTATTCGCAATTTATGGCCGATGTAGAGGCTGATCGTATTGCTAGTGCAGAAATCGAGGGCAACCCGATTCGCGGCCAGATTATTAAAGGCAAGCGTAACGACGGCACGGCATTCTCTACACTGGCTCCTTTTGATTTCCGTATGGTTGATACGCTGATCAAGCACAACGTGAAGTTTGCAGCAAAGGCTGAAGAAGAGCCGAGCTTCTTGATGAATTTATTCATCAATTGGTTCCCTATGCTGCTATTGATTGGTGTGTGGGTGTTCTTTATGCGTCAGATGCAAGGCGGCGGTAAAGGCGGTGCATTTAGCTTTGGTAAATCAAAGGCGCGCTTGTTAGATGAAGCGACCAATGTGATTACCTTTGCTGATGTAGCTGGCTGCGATGAAGCCAAGGCTGATGTATCAGAAATCGTTGATTACCTGCGTGATCCTAGCAAATATCAAAGCTTAGGTGGCCGCATGCCACGCGGTATCTTGCTGGTAGGCCCTCCGGGGACGGGTAAAACCTTGCTGGCTAAGGCGATTGCTGGCGAAGCCAAAGTACCGTTCTTTAGCATCTCTGGTTCAGATTTCGTTGAAATGTTCGTGGGCGTGGGTGCTGCCCGTGTTCGTGATATGTTTGAAAACGCTAAGAAAAATGCGCCTTGCATTATCTTTATCGATGAAATTGATGCGGTGGGTCGTCAGCGCGGTGCCGGTATGGGCGGTGGTAATGATGAACGCGAGCAAACACTGAACCAGATGCTGGTTGAGATGGATGGTTTTGAAGGCAATTCCGGCATTATGGTGATTGCGGCAACCAACCGTCCTGATGTGCTTGATCCTGCTTTGCTGCGTCCAGGTCGTTTCGATCGCCAAGTCATGGTGTCATTGCCGGATATTCGTGGTCGCGAGCAGATCCTTGGCGTGCATATGCGCAAAGTACCGATCTCTAATGATGTCGATGCCCAGGTGATTGCGCGTGGTACACCAGGGTTCTCTGGTGCTGATTTGGCTAACTTGGTGAATGAAGCGGCGTTGTTTGCTGCTCGCCGTGTGAAGCGTCTGGTTGATATGGACGATTTTGAATCGGCTAAAGATAAAATCATGATGGGGTCGGAGCGTCGCTCTATGGTCATGAGTGAAGAAGAAAAAACCAATACCGCGTACCACGAATCGGGTCATGCGGTAGTGGCTAAGCTCTTGCCTAAATCTGATCCTGTGCATAAAGTGACTATTATTCCACGTGGCCGTGCGCTGGGTGTAACGATGCAGCTACCAGAAGCCGATCGCTATGCTTATGATCGTGGTTATCTGATGGATAGAATTGCAATTCTGTTTGGTGGCCGTATTGCCGAAGAATTGTTTATGAATCAGATGACGACAGGCGCATCGAATGACTTTGAACGTGCTACTTCATTAGCACGCGATATGGTGACTCGTTACGGCATGACCGATGCTTTAGGCCCGATGGTTTATGGCGAAAACGAAGGCGAAGTATTCTTGGGCCGCTCGGTAACGACGCATAAGAATATGTCTGAAGCGACCATGATGCAGGTAGATGCTGAAATTCGCCGCATTATCGATGAGCAATACGGCTTAGCCCGTCGCTTGCTTGAAGAGAATCGCGATAAAGTCGAAGCCATGACCGCAGCCTTGCTGGAATGGGAAACCATTGATGCAGAGCAGATTGAAGACATCATGCAAGGCCGTACACCAAAGCCACCTAAGGCTTTGCCTGTGAAGCCAAATACACCCAGTGGCGGCGATCGTCCAAGTGGTGAAGCACCAGCAACACCTGTGATTACTACACCAGCAACAGAAGCTTAA
- the rlmE gene encoding 23S rRNA (uridine(2552)-2'-O)-methyltransferase RlmE, producing MARSNSSNAWMKEHVNDHYVHQAKKEGYRARAAYKLLEINEKDKLFKQGLWVADLGAAPGSWSQVASQNVGESGRVFALDLLDMTPIRGVDFIQGDFRDEEVLAHYTELLAGRQVDLVICDMAPNITGNAVMDQARSMLLCELALDFVREQLKPNGHFLVKVFQGYGFTEYMSAMRETFSSVVTRNPKASRDRSNETYLLGKQKKA from the coding sequence ATGGCTCGTAGCAATTCCAGTAATGCGTGGATGAAGGAACACGTCAACGATCATTATGTTCATCAGGCAAAAAAAGAAGGCTACCGCGCGCGCGCTGCTTATAAACTGCTTGAGATTAATGAAAAAGATAAGTTATTCAAACAAGGCCTGTGGGTGGCTGATCTTGGCGCTGCGCCCGGAAGCTGGTCGCAAGTCGCTAGTCAGAATGTAGGTGAGTCTGGTCGCGTTTTTGCGCTAGACTTACTGGATATGACGCCGATCCGTGGCGTGGACTTTATTCAGGGTGATTTCCGTGATGAAGAAGTACTGGCTCACTACACAGAATTACTCGCTGGTCGTCAGGTAGACCTTGTGATTTGTGATATGGCCCCCAATATAACGGGTAATGCGGTAATGGATCAGGCTCGTAGTATGCTTTTATGTGAGCTGGCCTTAGATTTTGTTCGTGAGCAATTGAAACCAAATGGGCATTTTCTGGTCAAGGTATTCCAAGGTTATGGTTTTACCGAATATATGTCTGCCATGCGTGAGACATTTTCCAGTGTGGTAACCCGTAACCCTAAGGCTTCGCGTGATCGTAGCAATGAAACTTATTTGCTCGGCAAGCAGAAAAAAGCCTGA
- the yhbY gene encoding ribosome assembly RNA-binding protein YhbY, producing MELTSDQRRHLKSLAHHIDPVVMIGNNGLADAVIREIAVNLDAHELIKIRVLGDDRALREEYLQKICSELGASAVQHIGKLLVIYRASNSDKPRIVLPKAKKAK from the coding sequence ATGGAACTCACATCGGATCAGCGTCGCCATCTAAAAAGTTTGGCTCATCATATCGATCCAGTCGTAATGATCGGCAATAATGGCTTGGCAGACGCGGTAATCCGCGAGATTGCTGTTAATTTAGACGCGCACGAACTCATTAAAATCCGAGTTCTGGGTGATGATCGCGCTCTGCGTGAAGAATACCTGCAAAAGATCTGTTCTGAACTAGGTGCATCTGCCGTTCAACACATTGGCAAGCTGTTAGTGATCTATCGCGCATCAAATAGCGATAAGCCACGGATCGTACTACCCAAGGCAAAAAAAGCCAAATAA
- a CDS encoding DUF4149 domain-containing protein, whose translation MGLGSGLKNLLTVLWIGGMWTIGVIAAPALFAGLDKATAGMVAGKLFHAIGWVGIVAGVYLAIWWVWQMGMRGLQSGKFWLVMGMLLCTLVNQFAIFPLIASLKPAVSTAAEGMFGGGLAQWHTISSLIYLLQSVFGIIYIWSDGDR comes from the coding sequence ATGGGCTTAGGTTCAGGTTTAAAAAACCTCCTCACCGTGCTGTGGATTGGCGGTATGTGGACCATTGGTGTGATCGCAGCGCCTGCGCTGTTTGCTGGCTTAGATAAAGCCACGGCAGGCATGGTTGCAGGCAAGCTATTTCACGCGATTGGCTGGGTGGGGATTGTTGCAGGTGTGTATCTGGCCATTTGGTGGGTTTGGCAAATGGGTATGCGCGGATTACAGAGTGGAAAATTCTGGCTGGTAATGGGGATGTTGTTATGCACGCTGGTTAATCAGTTTGCTATCTTTCCGCTGATTGCCAGTTTAAAGCCTGCTGTAAGCACTGCTGCGGAAGGGATGTTTGGCGGTGGTCTGGCTCAGTGGCATACCATTTCCAGCTTGATTTATCTTTTGCAGAGTGTGTTTGGTATAATTTACATTTGGTCTGATGGTGACCGTTAA
- the greA gene encoding transcription elongation factor GreA: MIKIPLTVQGAVKLKAELQNLKSVERPSVIAAIAEARSHGDLSENAEYDAAKERQGFVEGRIAELESKLSNAQLIEPASLAETAEGRVVFGATVDLEDLETSNKVTYQIVGDEEAEIKEFKISVSSPIARALIGKYAGDVAEVMAPGGIREYEVLDVKYI, encoded by the coding sequence ATGATAAAAATTCCGCTCACCGTACAAGGTGCGGTAAAACTAAAAGCCGAACTGCAAAACCTCAAGAGCGTAGAGCGCCCGTCAGTGATTGCAGCGATTGCCGAAGCACGTTCGCACGGCGATTTATCAGAAAACGCTGAGTATGATGCAGCGAAAGAAAGGCAGGGCTTTGTTGAAGGCCGTATTGCTGAGCTGGAAAGTAAGCTTTCTAATGCCCAGCTGATCGAGCCGGCCAGCCTTGCCGAAACCGCCGAAGGCCGAGTGGTGTTTGGCGCGACGGTTGATCTGGAAGACTTAGAAACTAGCAACAAAGTCACTTACCAGATCGTCGGTGATGAAGAAGCTGAAATCAAAGAATTTAAAATCTCCGTATCCAGCCCAATTGCGCGTGCACTGATCGGCAAATATGCTGGTGATGTAGCCGAAGTGATGGCGCCTGGCGGGATTCGTGAGTATGAAGTTCTCGATGTTAAATACATTTAA